The genomic stretch ACACAGTTATTGGCTGCATTTGGAAGCTTTGGATTAACTGGAACCTTAATTAGTACATTGAGAAAGTTAATCAAACAAATTGGTAAGCAAAAAACAATTGCTTACTAATAAGAAAA from Bacillus sp. 1780r2a1 encodes the following:
- a CDS encoding uberolysin/carnocyclin family circular bacteriocin, which produces MDVIANLVGALGISEYWATLIVNAIMAGDTVTQLLAAFGSFGLTGTLISTLRKLIKQIGKQKTIAY